GATTACAGCAAATGCGATTGCTCCACGTCCACCAGTGGATGGAAGGAGGGAACCTGTGCTGTTTTCGATGTCGATGATTTTGTCATTTTCAACTGTTCCATCTTTGGAAATCGTCCACTTATTTACATCTGTATCTGCACTCTTTGTGATTTTAATTACGACTGGTGCTGTCAACTTATTGAATCCGTCTGGTGCCTTTGTCTCTACTAAATAGTATGTTCCTTCTGCAAGACCATTGACATGGAGGTTGTAACCTTTTTCCTCAATATTTTCAACTGACTCAAATTCTGTAGTAGTAGATGCTGGATCTACCACATAGTTACCTGCAACGCCTGCAACTACAGGAGATACTTTAATCGCTTTTGATTCATCATTTGCTTTAGCATCAGCTTCGCTTGAATATAATCTAAATTTTGCACCTGCTAACTTTTCTAATGAAGCTCCATCAGTACCTGCTTTTTTCTTTAAGATATCTAACGAATAGGTCGGTGTCTTTGCTTCACTTGGCGTTGTAGTTGTTGTATTACCTGAATCATTACCATACTCTAAATGAGCCTTGTTCTGTTCTGTTACAACTGCGGCTTTATTTACTTTTGCATAATATGTAACGGTGAATGCTTTTCCTTTGTTTGCCTGGTTATCTCTTACCCATGCAGACAGGTCAAGAGCCATTGTTCTGTTGCCTTCACCGGAAAGTGCTGCTGTTGTAGGTGTTGTTCCTACCGCTGTAACGCCTGTATCTTTAAATGCAATTGTAACATTTGCTTCAGTTGCATTATCAAGAGCATCTCCGTCGGCATTCTTTACAAAATCAAGACCTGTTGACAATGTATCGTGGATTTTGTATACATATTCTGCATATCCTGTTGTATCCGGAATAGAAGCTGTTACGGTATATTTCACTACCTGTCCGATACTTACAGTCTCTTTGTCAGCTTTTTTCTCAATGCTTGGTGTTTCTGATTTTAAGTTTACTTGAGTTGTATCAGCGTCTACTGTAACTAAGGAAGACTGAATCTCTTTTCCACCAGTTACATATACTAAGTAGTAACCTGCATCTAAGCCTGTAAATTTATAAGATGTTACATCTTCAAGTTTTCCAGAGTTTGCTGTAGCATCTAATTTAGGGTTCTTAGTTAATGCCTGTGTTGTAAAAGCATTCGCAAAATTCTGTACCTCTGTAGAATTATTTTCACCAAGATTTTTTACAGCTTTTGCAATGTCCTCATCTGTAGAAGATGTTGTAATTGTTGCAGTATTTAATGCAGCTACCAATACATCTTTATAACCAGCTGCAGTATTCACTGTATATGCATAGTTCTTTGCTCCTGTTGTACCAGACTCTGTCACATCAAATAATTTGTACA
This window of the Mediterraneibacter gnavus ATCC 29149 genome carries:
- a CDS encoding SpaH/EbpB family LPXTG-anchored major pilin — encoded protein: MKRMKKIMALMLAAIMMMAMSVTAFAAGGTPAAAGGNSLTVTVKSGAGVPTQTLKDQTIYLYKLFDVTESGTTGAKNYAYTVNTAAGYKDVLVAALNTATITTSSTDEDIAKAVKNLGENNSTEVQNFANAFTTQALTKNPKLDATANSGKLEDVTSYKFTGLDAGYYLVYVTGGKEIQSSLVTVDADTTQVNLKSETPSIEKKADKETVSIGQVVKYTVTASIPDTTGYAEYVYKIHDTLSTGLDFVKNADGDALDNATEANVTIAFKDTGVTAVGTTPTTAALSGEGNRTMALDLSAWVRDNQANKGKAFTVTYYAKVNKAAVVTEQNKAHLEYGNDSGNTTTTTPSEAKTPTYSLDILKKKAGTDGASLEKLAGAKFRLYSSEADAKANDESKAIKVSPVVAGVAGNYVVDPASTTTEFESVENIEEKGYNLHVNGLAEGTYYLVETKAPDGFNKLTAPVVIKITKSADTDVNKWTISKDGTVENDKIIDIENSTGSLLPSTGGRGAIAFAVIAALLVFGVAVSFIRDKRKEA